Proteins from a genomic interval of Chelonoidis abingdonii isolate Lonesome George chromosome 7, CheloAbing_2.0, whole genome shotgun sequence:
- the LOC116820074 gene encoding platelet-derived growth factor receptor-like protein, with amino-acid sequence MNSKALAVLGCSLLLLILAECQEKEKPPKATKQKVTKEPKPNKLRPLKATGEKLHQAVTKPPKGKARVKLTAPPNQVHQPASILTRVVTRGQFQKVPESLTLMAGNTLELRCRGRSVRWRFPAYLKDEDEGRLRIKHFERHSQLLVVNSRATDTGEYSCWSFQCRDSECQDGEDRMGKAFIFFTDPQELFVPTEDYYEVVQLRTNHPTLLPCQVTSPLAKVTLHREFPPEEVAVDGIDISYDVKRGFVIHRPRPSYAGSLFCMASLAGMRQISTKYMLIYVNYPSSAPKPTVSASATTVRAGENFNVTCTVFGEPEVAVDFTWEYPGQQIGRPPYIRECTDLARRGGQVQQESESILYIDEARAIDEGLYTCSAMNLQGTTTISTRVQVLPATPAPGGARSG; translated from the exons CTGAATGTCAAGAGAAGGAAAAGCCCCCCAAAGCCACCAAACAGAAGGTCACAAAAGAGCCCAAGCCAAACAAGCTCAGACCTCTCAAAGCAACAGGTGAAAAGCTCCACCAGGCAGTAACCAAGCCCCCGAAGGGCAAAGCCCGAGTGAAACTCACAGCCCCTCCCAACCAGGTGCACCAGCCTGCATCCATCCTGACTCGGGTGGTGACCAGGGGGCAGTTCCAGAAAGTGCCTGAGTCCCTGACGCTGATGGCAGGCAACACCCTGGAGCTGCGCTGCCGAGGGCGGTCTGTCAGGTGGAGGTTCCCTGCATACCTGAAGGATGAGGATGAGGGGCGGCTCAG AATCAAGCACTTTGAGAGGCACAGCCAGCTGCTGGTGGTGAACTCGAGGGCTACTGACACGGGCGAGTACAGCTGCTGGTCCTTCCAGTGCCGGGACAGCGAGTGCCAGGACGGAGAGGACAGGATGGGCAAGGCTTTCATCTTCTTCACAG accCCCAGGAGCTGTTTGTGCCGACGGAGGATTATTACGAAGTAGTCCAGCTGCGCACGAACCATCCCACACTCCTACCATGCCAGGTGACCAGCCCTTTGGCCAAGGTGACGCTGCACCGTGAATTCCCCCccgaggaggtggctgtggacGGGATCGACATCTCATACGACGTGAAGAGGGGGTTCGTGATCCACCGCCCACGGCCCTCGTATGCAGGGTCGCTCTTCTGCATGGCCAGCCTGGCTGGCATGCGGCAAATATCCACCAAGTACATGCTGATCTACGTCAACT ACCCTTCCTCTGCTCCCAAACCCACAGTCAGCGCCTCAGCCACCACTGTACGGGCTGGAGAAAACTTCAACGTGACATGCACGGTGTTTGGAGAACCAGAAGTCGCGGTCGACTTCACCTGGGAGTATCCGGGGCAGCAG ATTGGCAGACCCCCCTACATCCGTGAATGTACCGACCTGGCACGCCGAGGTGGGCAGGTGCAGCAGGAATCCGAGAGCATCCTCTACATAGATGAGGCACGTGCAATAGACGAAGGGCTTTACACCTGCAGTGCCATGAACCTACAGGGCACCACCACCATCTCCACTCGGGTCCAGGTACTTCcagccaccccagccccagggggGGCCCGGTCTGGGTAG